Genomic window (Bosea vaviloviae):
GGGCTCGCTCACGGGCCTGCTCGCCTTCATCTCGGACGACCGACAATTGCGCGACCTGACCTTCTGGTCGCTCGGCAGTCTCGGCGGCGCGAGCTGGGCCAAGCTCGTCATCGTCGCGCCGATCGTGCTGCCCCTGCTCTTGGCCGTGCCATTGCTCGCGCGCGGGCTCAACGCCCTGATGCTCGGCGAGGCCGAGGCCTACCATCTCGGCCTGCCGGTGCAGCGCATCAAGGGGCTTACCATCCTGCTTGTGGCGCTCGCCGTCGGTGCAAGCGTCGCGACAGCCGGCGTCATCGGCTTCGTCGGCATCGTCGTGCCGCATCTGATCCGACTCGCCATCGGGCCTGACCACCGCCTGCTATTGCCGCTTTCGGCGCTTGGCGGCGCGACCCTGCTGGTCGGAGCAGACATCGCTGCGCGCCTGATCGTGGCCCCGGCGGAGCTGCCCATCGGCATCGTCACCGCAGCGGTCGGTGCGCCGTTCTTCCTCTGGCTTCTCCTGCGCCGGGCAAACCATGTCGACCTCTGACGAGCACGGCCCCGCGCTCGTCGCCTGCGAGGGCGTCAGCTTCGCGATCGGTCGGCGCAAGCTCGTCGATCAGGCCTCGCTCGAGCTGCGTCCGGGCCGCACGACCATTCTGGTCGGCCCCAATGGCGCGGGGAAATCGACCCTGCTGAAGCTCCTGACCGGCGAATTGCATCCGAGCGCAGGCAGAATATCCTTCGATGGCGAGCCACTCAGTGCGGTGCCGGGCTGGCGGCTCGCCTCCCGGCGCGCCGTGATGGCGCAGCAGACCAGGCTCGCCTTTCCCTTCACCGTCTACGAGGTCGCTCGGCTGGGCGTCGACGGCGTCGGCCGCCGCCAGCCGCGCGGCCAGCGCGAAGCCCTGATCGGCCAGGCCCTGAGCGCAGCCGGCGTGCTCGACCTCGCCGCACGCAGCTACCAGACCCTTTCGGGCGGCGAACAGCAGCGGGTGCAGTTCGCCCGCGCGCTCTGCCAGCTCGAGGCCGGGCGCGGCGCCGGGCCATCCCAAGCGCTCTTCCTCGACGAGCCGATCGCAAGCCTCGACCTCTGCCATCAGCTCGCGCTTCTGGACCTGGCCCGCAGCCTCGCCAGCCGTGGCGTCGCCGTGCTGATCGTGCTGCACGATCTCAACCTCGCCGTGACCTATGCCGACGAGCTCGTCATCATGGACCAGGGCCGCATCGTCGCCCGCGGCGCCCCTGCCGCGACGCTGGACGACGCGCTGCTGCGCCAGGTCTTCAAGGTCGATCTCTCGCTCAGCCGCGCGCCGGCGCCGGGCCTGCCTTTCCTGCTGCCGCAACAACACCGGGCGCAGAGCGCCGCCTGACACGGCTAATCCGCCAAGCTTTCACCAGACTTCCAATGTTCGGCGGCTGGTCGGTTTCTCCAAGGGCAGGATGCGAAAAAGTGGGCACCGGTTTTTCGCATTGATCCTGCTCTCACTTTTAGATGAGAGCTGGAGCGAAATCAGGCTGCGGGAGCCAAGTTCGCTGGCTTTCGCGCCGTATCGGCTACAGCCTCGGCCATCCGCAGGGCCGCCTTGCGCTCGTCGATATAGTCGCGCGTCAAGGGAACGGCCTCCTGATGGCGCACGATCTGGAGCTGGAAGACGACGACGTCCTGATGCTCAAAAGCGGCCTGGCTCATCGCCAGATAGAACTCCCACATCAGGCAGAAGCGCTCGTCATAGAGCGCCAGCGCCTCCTCGCGGCGCGCCATGAAGCGCTCGCGCCAGGCCTGCAATGTCTTGGCGTAGTGCAGCCGCAGCACCTCGACATCGGTGACGATGAGCCCCGCCTTCTCGGCGGCGGGCAGGATTTCCGACAGGGCCGGCAGATAGCCGCCGGGAAAAATGTAGCGGTTCAGCCAGGGGTTGGGATGATTGGGGCCGTCCGAGCAGCCGATGGTGTGGAGCAGCATCACGCCGTCCTCGCTCAGCAGGCGCCGGCAGGTCTCGAAGAAGGCCGGGTAGAAGCGCGGGCCGATATGCTCGAACATGCCGACCGAGACGATGCGCTCGAAGACGCCGACGACATCGCGATAATCCTGCAGGGCAAAGCGCGCCCGCCCGCCGGCCCCGGAACGCTGCGCCCGCTCCTTGGCGACCGCGAGCTGCTCGCGCGACAGCGTCACACCCAAAGCCTCGCGGGCACGCGCGGTTTCCGTCAGATACAGGCACATGCCGCCCCAGCCGCAGCCGATGTCGAGGACGCGGTGCTCGGGCTCGACCAGGAGCTTGGCCGCGATATGCCGCTTCTTCGCCAGCTGGGCGTCATCGAGGCTCTGCTCCGGGTTCTCGAAATAGGCGCAGGAATATTGCCAGTCCGCGTCGAGGAAGAGCGCGTAAAGCCGGTCGTCGAGATCATAGTGATGCGCGACGTTCTCGCGCGAGCGACCGCGCGTATTGCGCGTGGTGAGATGGCGCAGCAGGAAGCGGCCATGATCGAGCGCCCGCTCCACGAGGCTGGACCAGTTTCCGATCCAATCGGATCGTTCAACCGCTCCAGCTTTTTGTTTTGACGCGTTTTCTTCACGCGAACCGGTGTCCACTTCGCTCGAAAACACTCTCGCAGGCTGCCCCCGCGCGCCCGACAGGATCAGGGCCAGGAAACCATGGATCGTGCCCTGCTCGACCAGGAGCCGCCGATCCATGAAGAGCTCGCCGAGCTTCATCTCGGGATCGAGCAGGAAGGCCCATAAGGCCATCCTGTCGGCAAAGCGGACCTGCACCGGCGCGCCGGAACCGTCGCCGCAGCTGAACCTGCGGCCATCGGGCAGGACGACATGCAATGTGCCGTGGACGACGAGCCGCGAAAGAACCGCTTGGAGAATTCGGAGCATCGGCGATCCCTTGAGGCTGTAGAGCAGCTCTCGCACAGGCTGGATTGGGCGCAGGAGCCGGCCACCTGGCGCAGGAAACGTGCCAGGCCTGCCCGGTGTGTCTGCAGGCGTGATGAGCGAGAGGCCTCTGCCGGATCGACACCGGAAGTTGGCCGCCATATCCCGCGCTTTCCGGTCAGAATGGCGCTTTTCGGCCTGAAACAGCCGAGCAGACCGTGCCGCTGCGCGCCCCTGATCCAGGCCTCTTGAAGCGTCTGGCCGAGCGGGATGAAGCTCCATTTTTTGATGGAAACTCCAGGGCAGAGAGCTTTCGCCGTTCCCTAAAAATGGAAATACCAAGTTAAATCAATAGATTGCATAATGGCACACCCCTTGCGCAGACGCTGCCGTCAACAATTTGGATCGGGCGTCAGCAATGGAATGGCAGGCCATCGTCGATTTCGACGGTACGATCTCGTGTCAGGACACGACGGATCAGATCCTCGGGCGCTTCGCGGAGCCCGCCTGGCAGGAGATCGAACAGGACTGGATCGACGGCAAGATCGGGTCCCGCGAATGCATGAAGCGGCAGGTCGAGATGCTGCGGGTCTCGCCGGGCATGCTCGACAGCTTCATCGCGGATATCGAGATCGACTGGGATTTTCCCGCCTTCGTGCGGCTCTGC
Coding sequences:
- a CDS encoding SAM-dependent methyltransferase, encoding MLRILQAVLSRLVVHGTLHVVLPDGRRFSCGDGSGAPVQVRFADRMALWAFLLDPEMKLGELFMDRRLLVEQGTIHGFLALILSGARGQPARVFSSEVDTGSREENASKQKAGAVERSDWIGNWSSLVERALDHGRFLLRHLTTRNTRGRSRENVAHHYDLDDRLYALFLDADWQYSCAYFENPEQSLDDAQLAKKRHIAAKLLVEPEHRVLDIGCGWGGMCLYLTETARAREALGVTLSREQLAVAKERAQRSGAGGRARFALQDYRDVVGVFERIVSVGMFEHIGPRFYPAFFETCRRLLSEDGVMLLHTIGCSDGPNHPNPWLNRYIFPGGYLPALSEILPAAEKAGLIVTDVEVLRLHYAKTLQAWRERFMARREEALALYDERFCLMWEFYLAMSQAAFEHQDVVVFQLQIVRHQEAVPLTRDYIDERKAALRMAEAVADTARKPANLAPAA
- a CDS encoding heme ABC transporter ATP-binding protein gives rise to the protein MSTSDEHGPALVACEGVSFAIGRRKLVDQASLELRPGRTTILVGPNGAGKSTLLKLLTGELHPSAGRISFDGEPLSAVPGWRLASRRAVMAQQTRLAFPFTVYEVARLGVDGVGRRQPRGQREALIGQALSAAGVLDLAARSYQTLSGGEQQRVQFARALCQLEAGRGAGPSQALFLDEPIASLDLCHQLALLDLARSLASRGVAVLIVLHDLNLAVTYADELVIMDQGRIVARGAPAATLDDALLRQVFKVDLSLSRAPAPGLPFLLPQQHRAQSAA